One Peromyscus leucopus breed LL Stock chromosome 2, UCI_PerLeu_2.1, whole genome shotgun sequence DNA window includes the following coding sequences:
- the Hspb11 gene encoding intraflagellar transport protein 25 homolog isoform X1, with amino-acid sequence MKKTDLCSSTEGTEVILATSSDEKHPPENIIDGNPETFWTTTGMFPQEFIICFHKHVKIEKLVIQSYLVRTLRIEKTTSKEPFDFEQWVEKDLVHTEGQLQNEEIVARDGYATFLRFIIVSAFDHFASVHSISAEGLTVSNLP; translated from the exons ATGAAGAAGACCGATCTCTGTTCGAGCACGGAAGGGACTGAGGTGATTCTGGCGACCTCGAGTGATGAAAAGCACCCGCCTGAGAATATCATCGATGG GAATCCAGAAACCTTTTGGACCACCACGGGCATGTTTCCCCAGGAGTTCATTATTTGTTTTCACAAACATGTAAAGATTGAAAAGCTTGTGATCCAAAGTTATTTAG TGCGGACCTTGAGGATCGAGAAGACCACGTCTAAAGAGCCATTTGATTTTGAGCAGTGGGTTGAAAAAG ATTTAGTACACACAGAAGGGCAGcttcaaaatgaagaaattgtg GCACGAGATGGCTATGCCACTTTCTTGAGATTCATCATTGTTTCAGCCTTCGATCATTTTGCATCTGTGCATAGCATTTCTGCAGAGGGACTGACAGTCTCAAATCTTCCTTAG
- the Hspb11 gene encoding intraflagellar transport protein 25 homolog isoform X2, with translation MKKTDLCSSTEGTEVILATSSDEKHPPENIIDGNPETFWTTTGMFPQEFIICFHKHVKIEKLVIQSYLVRTLRIEKTTSKEPFDFEQWVEKDLVHTEGQLQNEEIVIDSIHSSAANHRPQTLQQTCVENLISSL, from the exons ATGAAGAAGACCGATCTCTGTTCGAGCACGGAAGGGACTGAGGTGATTCTGGCGACCTCGAGTGATGAAAAGCACCCGCCTGAGAATATCATCGATGG GAATCCAGAAACCTTTTGGACCACCACGGGCATGTTTCCCCAGGAGTTCATTATTTGTTTTCACAAACATGTAAAGATTGAAAAGCTTGTGATCCAAAGTTATTTAG TGCGGACCTTGAGGATCGAGAAGACCACGTCTAAAGAGCCATTTGATTTTGAGCAGTGGGTTGAAAAAG ATTTAGTACACACAGAAGGGCAGcttcaaaatgaagaaattgtg ATCGACTCCATTCATTCTTCTGCTGCTAACCATAGACCTCAGACGTTACAACAAACATGTGTGGAAAACCTTATATCATCTTTGTAA